The DNA region GAGGCATCATACCGCAACGCGCGAAAGAAAATATATCAACGTGGTCACCAAATGCGATGCGCAGGCACGTACCCGCATGTCGATCTGGTCGAGCCGGCCGAGAAGGCTctctggcggtggcggcgggggcggcgcggggAGACCGTAAACGCCGATGAGGACGCGGCGCTCCGAGCCCACCAGCACGTCCGCCATGGTTCGCGCACGAGCACACTGAGTGCAGCTACCAGCTAGAGACTAGTGATGCTGCAGGGACGCGTCAGTTATAAAGGCAGGGCGTGTTGTTGGAGACGAGACGATCGACGGATCGAGCATGCAGCGGCGATAGGAGTTCAATGCAACTGAACGGAACGGAACGGAACCCAGCATTGGCGGAGCCAAGACCGGGTCTTCCACTAGGCCGGGTCTACGGTGTCTTGACCGGACGACGGCATCGCACGCTGgaacaaggatttttttttatatatttcgaaaataaaaaaattacaaaaatagacgttgtttgaaaaaaattataggaaTAGGTGTTTGTCGTCCAATGAAAGAGTGACAAGCACATATCACCCTTTCAGCGAGCGAcggattttaaaaataaaattatatgttcTTAAAATTCTAAttatcttaaaattcaaaattattgaaataatcatgaaaaaatctGAAACAAATATATAGTACAGAGGACATTGTGATCTAGCTCTTAAAAATATTCAGATaaaaaaatgatttgtacattgagaaacaaaatagataaatttcattgtacacaGTTTGACAGAGACAAAAGAAAGACAAATTTCGttgaacaaaaatataaattttttgaaaGCTAGATCCTAGTATCCTCCACATCACTAAAAATCAGAAtcttttatgataattttgatagtgttttgaatttcgAGAGCAAAAGAAcaaagtatttttatttttatttttaaacatgtttcCGTTGGAAGGGTGACATATTTACTTTTTTAAAGTTGTCATCTATTAGAAGGGCAACATGTACTTATCGCACTTTTAATGAACAGTATAtgcctatttttataatatttttaaatagacatctacttttgtaattttttatttttgaaatataaaaaaatcctgCTCTGCCATGACCATGTTGTAGGCCCAAAAGATCTCTTTGCGGGCCCACATCAGAATCTGGTCCAGTATGTTTCTCCCACTCGTCATCTGAGCCCAGACGGATGAAtttgggatttttttattttttatattttttaaatcgaaaaattgcaaatatatacaaTTGTTTTAAAAATTTGCACATCTAAACTCATGTCCCCTTTCAGTGGACGATAGACTATATATCATCCGTGAAGGGCTGCATATAAAGTAAATTTTTTTGCGTTATAAtgttctcaaaatttaaaatattatcaatatagttataaaaattatgaaaaaaattctatgGTGTAGATAGATGTTGTCATCTATCGCTCAAAAATTTACTTATacaatgagaagaaaaacacaAATCTTAGGGATatcatttttatctttttttattttttattgtacaaGTAGTAGTTTTATCTGAAAATTTTTAGAGAGTTAACTGATAGCATCATCTATTCTTAAATTTGAGAGCATTGAAacgtaattttttaattttatgatttaaaaaataaataataaaaaagttcTGAAGTTGTCCAAGGCCCGATGCGTTCTAGAGCCTCTGTGGAACTGCCAGGCGGGACCCATGCGTCGCCTGCTTCAACTTTGTTCGCAAGAAGCTCCCAAGCCATCTTGTTCCCAGAGCGAGAACGAGAGAGGCGGCCCTTGTTCTTGCTCGAATTcgcatccgccgccgccgccgccgctgccaagaTGTTTCTTACAAGGTGCTGGACCTTTTCCTCCTAAAATTCGATTTTTTTTCCCCTCTAACATATGCGCGATCCGTCGGGGGCGCTTTGGGTGTGATGGGGCTAATTTTCTTGGGGATTTTTTGGTGGTTTTTTATGTGGGCGCAGGACGGAGTATGACCGCGGGGTGAACACCTTCTCGCCGGAGGGGCGGCTGTTCCAGGTCGAGTACGCCATCGAGGCCATCAAGGTGagatttttcttcttattttttccGAGTCTTAGGTAAGGagaattttggatttttgccactCTAACTAAAGAACGTGCGATTTACTGGTTTGCCACTCTAAACATTGGCTTCAAAGAATTGCCACTCAAAACATTGTCTCTTTAGTTTCCTTGCCATTATGCAGCTCCAAAGATTGGCTTCACATAATTGCTACTCAAAACTACGGAGTCAATCTTTAGAGTGGCAAAACTGCGAAGCCCATTATTTATAGTGGCAAAAATCTAATTTTCTTGAAGGGTGAGGTGTTTCTTGGATCTAATATAGACAGCGGAGTTGACGAGATGTGAAGTTGTGTGCAGATTGGTCGGGCGAACTTGGAGGAAGGGGCTAGATTTGTGTGGGTTTTGGGGGTAGCTTGGGCACAAATCTGGACCTGGTAGTTGGGTTTTAGGACGAACTGAATTGCTGAGATGTTGCGTTCCGGGTGTATATTTGGTGGTGGAATCTGAACTGCTGGGCATTACTCGATTTCACTAGTTGGGTTTTGTTGAAGGTTTCGTGGCCTGTGACTCTGCGTGGCGTTGTGACTCTGCGTGTTGTTTGTTGTTAATTTGCTACTTTGTAGACTTTAGGCATGTTTTTGCTTGTGGAATTTATGTGTGTGTGTCTGCATGTATGTGAGGCATGTGTTGTTGATCCTTCTGCTCTTGTAGTTGGGATCGACTGCGATTGGATTGAAGACGAAGGATGGTGTTGTCCTTGCTGTTGAGAAACGTGTGACCTCGCCACTGCTGGTGCGTGCTCTTTActtatttcttcaattgagatGGTGAAATTATTTGATTGTATCGTCACAAACTGTGCATTTGGATATTTTATTGGGAACATTGCCGACTAAACTTATGTACGACAAATGCCTTTTGTTTGCTGGTGCGTATGCGATGTTTATCCTTAGTTCCTCTGGGATTATCCTATTAGACATGGATGTTGGTGCTGCCCCTCATTATACTGCAATGTTTTCACAATACGTTGTGCTCCAACTGACAAGAGGGTGTAGATAGCTGTGTTCAGAGTTCCGGTCTCTACCATCAACTTCATGCTATCTTATGGTTTGATAACACTAATAGTTTATCAAAGGATGTAGCAGCACTACTTAGCTTTCTTATTTCGTGCTGTAGCTTATGTCATGTTTAAATTGTCAAAGAATTCAAGGTTTCTTGGCTTTTGATGTTTTACAGGAACCTAGCAGTGTGGAGAAAATCATGGAAATTGATGAGCACATAGGTTGTGCCATGAGTGGGCTTATCGCTGATGCTAGAACACTAGTTGAGCATGCTCGTGTTGAGACTCAGGTACTTTCTTGGGTTATATGCATGTCTTATGTGTTTGTAGGCCTTTATCTGTTAATCTCAATTGATATGTTTGCAACCAGAATCATAGGTTCTCATATGGGGAGCCAATGACAGTGGAATCTGCCACACAAGCTATCTGTGACTTAGCTCTGCGCTTTGGCGAAGGTGATGAAGAGTCAATGGTGAGCCTCATTTATTCTTGTTGTTTGCAAGATTAATTCGCATGATAATCCTTTTTATGTTTCCCTCTCCTTTCGAAGAGGCGCCCGCATCTTTCTCGCTGTAGTCTTTTATGGCTGCCTGCTACGTTTATCAGAAGTGTTTTGACTGTGGATGGACATTTTGTGAAAGTTTTATAGGTGTTATAGGCATTCCTACAATAACTACTTTGAGAAGAGATAACAGATAACTACTAAATTTACAGAATGATAAGGAGTTTGTGAATCTAGACCAATCCTGCCTGCATTTTGGTTTGCTTCTTTTGTTGCTGACCATTATCTTGCTAAAGGTGAAGATGTACCCATAAGTTAGTCTGTTAAGGATTGATTGCAGAAACATTGCTGTTGATCAAAGCAATTTTGATAAGGCCCACTACTAGTTTTTGCTTCATTTACACACCGACAGTGTGCTGCATTACCTGTGTACTGTTATATTTCCATCCAAATAACTTGTGGGGTATATTGAAATCACAATCACCCCATTTATTAATGGAGCAGGGTTTTGATGTACTTGGTGTTCTGTGCAGTCACGACCATTTGGAGTCTCTCTCCTTATTGCTGGTCATGATGAGAATGGACCTAGCTTGTAAGTATTGATCCTTTTAGCTGAGTGGACAGGTTTTCATTAATTGTTGTTTTGAGAATACACGTTTTAAATtgggctgttttttttttgtctgaaaCTATTGTAGTAGCATGCAATTGTCTTTGCTTTCTGTTGCATTTTTCCCGGACTGCCATCTTCATTGCTATTCATAAGTAATGTCAATACCTCTCTGCTATGGTGTTACCATTTGTTCCCACTTCCCACCTTCCTTGAACTATGGTATGCTAGGTAGTATTTTTCTAAGTCGTTATGTATTATACCTGGAAAAGGGGAAATTATCTAAAAGATAGGAATCCTGAAGCTTTTTCCACAAACACAGTGGAAATCAGAAAATCGTGGAACTTATGACCAAGACTGTTGTAGTGACTGTTTTTATCATCTATTTAGTTCCATTTTTCCCTTTCAATTCGAGTTGATGTCAGAAAGATCATAGTATTTAACTGCCGAGATCTGTCTGGCCAGTATAGCTAGTTAGTTTGTGGTTCAAGATAGAAACTATTTTTACATTCTGTATGGGGCATAGCCAAGAGGAGTTTGATATTTGAAAAACTGGCATATCAGATAAGAGTTTGATGTCCAAAAAGTTCCCTGTGGGGTTCTATACAAATATGTTTTACATATCATGATTTCATTGATATGTTTAGTTTTTAATGAAGAAGAGTATTTGTTTCCTTGTTTCCTGATAAGTATAAAGTATACATGTTAGTTGAGGTTGTTGGTTAGTGGAATATTTTGTGGAGGTCGGGCACTTGAAACAACACCTTCTGTTATGTTTTGCTCACTATGCAACCATGACATCTCCTTATGTTGTGGGACACAATCTCTATTTACACAAAGTCAACTGCATTACTTCAAACAGTTCATAACTCAACTTCTCTGTGCTGCAGGTACTACACTGACCCGTCTGGGACCTTTTGGCAATGCGATGCAAAGGCAATTGGATCTGGCTCTGAAGGAGCTGATAGCTCATTACAGGAACAGTACAACAAGGTACACTAGATAAGAGTACATGCTAAGCTGATTGTACAACTCCAAGAAGCATGACAGATATGCTGCTTATGAACCCTGGTTATAGAATTATTCATTAAAGTTCAGATACAGTGGTCTTAAACCTACGTGGCATATGTCATTAAAGTCAGATAGATAGTTTCCAAGTGCATTACTTCAGTTGGATTCTGCGTAAAAGCCTCAATGTGTTACTCATGCAGAATAAGATACAAGACATGCTCTCACCTTTTGACATTCTAGAGGGCTAATAAATCACTTGATAATAGGCCCCCTTTTCAGTTGTCGAAGTACATGAATAATATTTATACACATTTTATGATATTTGTATAAAAGAGAACTAAAAATGACTCCTTTCTAACATCTCGATGCAGGAACTGACGCTTGCGGAGGCAGAGACCATAGCCCTTTCTATCTTGAAGCAGGTTATGGAAGAAAAGGTACGGTGTGCCAAGCCACGACTAACTCCATCGCTCATCTCTGTGAAACCATTCCGCAGTTATCTGAACTCTTGTCTCATTCTAAACAGGTAACCCCAAACAATGTCGATATCGCAAAGGTTGCGCCCAGCTACCACCTCTATACCCCTGCCGAAGTCGAAGCTGTTATCACAAGGCTGTGAAACACTTCCAAATTCTTGTTATTCCCATCAGCGGTGAAAGACGGTGGTCGTACGAAATATGAACATCTTGATGTGAGTTTATCTGCCTTGTGTGTTGTCATGGCTGTCAATCATACTCTGTTAGACAGTCGCAGGTAGGGGCTCCTTGCCTCTGATAGTTTGATCAATAGCCCAATCAGTTGTTTGTTTTCAGTAGTGTTTTGAACTTGTACTGCCAGAAAGAAATTACACTTGCTTTTCCGGATCCTGTCACCgtttttggataattgatgacagtTACTGTTGCTCCTGATGTGATTTCGTTGGAAACTTGGACCTGCGTTTTTTGGTGGCGTGAATGGTGGTACTGATGTCTTGTGATTTTCATGCTTCAGTTATTTTTGGCTTCCTGTTAGTACTGGTTGTAAGAACTAGCCAATGTGAGTAGTATCTCTTCACTCTTCAGAAGCTGGCTCGAAACAAGCTCAGTAGAGCTTTAATTCAAGTGCTTTTTTTAGAGGGGTCTATATCAGGACACACTACACACATCCCAACGCACGAACACACACCTGTAATTTTGCGATAAAATCGGTATTTTTATCGGTATTAGatatgtagttttataaaattgttacTTAAAACTGtagttttacaataattttatcaaagtatatgtagttttacgataaaattgatattaaatttgtagttttgtgataattttatcaaagtatttgtagttttatgataaaattgatACTAAATTGATAAGTGTTAAATTATTGTTTAAATCCTGTacttttatgataattttatcatATAGTTTACAAAATtgacttttttattttcaagAAAAGTAGGGTTCGTTCAGTCCAGCGTAGGCTTGGACGAAAAGCTCGAAACTCGTGAGCTAGCTCAGCTCATGTCTGGTTCGGCTTAATTCGGCTCGGCTCGTTTAGATAACAAGTCGAGCCATGCTAGAGTTTTAGCTGGCTCACAAGCCAAACGAGCCATGAGGCAGCCTATATAATATTGTGCAGTTCAGATCTAGTAGTCTATTTGCATAACCAAATATATACCCTTATTCCTAGTAATCTTAATGCAACATCCTATTTCTATTTTTCCGTAGCCGGTGACTCGATGAGCGGTGAATCGACAACGCCATCCTCCGTCCATAGCAGCCCTCAGTCACCTGTCGACCGTCCATGACGTCCGTGTTGTCGGTCATCTAGATCCTTATCCACCTCGGCTACTCGGTATCATCGTGGATCTCTGTTCACATCATCGATAGTTCTTCAACAGCCAAACAAGCTGACTCGTGAGCCAAACGAGTTGACTCGTAAGCATAGCGAGTCGAGTCAAGTTGGCTTTTTTCTCATTTCATTAACGAGCTGAGCCTAAATGAGCTATAACGAATCGAGCTGGCTTGTTATCCGGCCCTAGTCCAGCGTGGTTAGTGAGGAGAAGTGCAGCCTGTAAAGTCAGAATCCGGACTGTTTGGTCAGGACAGGATAAATATCCGGGTCAAAAGCAACCTATGGGGACCACCTCAAAGAGGGTTCTGAACACTGCGTTCCTCCTCTGCCAGCTTTTGGGAGCGATTTTTTTTCCTCAACACTGAGGTATGAATTGTTGGATCTGAATTCACACTATATTTTACACACGTATATCTGACATCTGACGTATTCTAAATCTGTAACCTATAAATACGTGTCTAGTGAAGAGGATTACGAAGTCTTCGATTTTACTAATAACGAGCTCGTCGTGATCCCTTTCCATTGTGATTCACACGCACGGAGGCTATCAAGAAAAAATGAACTCACGAGGGCCAGCCCGGTATGGCGACACAAGCTTGAGCCCGGGCGGGTAGCCTGGAGCTACTAACCGAGCTATGCTCGGTTCGCTTTGGGGAGTGATTTGGAAGAGCATGAACCGCATGATCTCCGACTATGTGCACCTGGATGTGCCGGCCATCCTCGGCCTGCTCGATAGTCATCTGCAGCTGCAAGCTCGACGCCGAGcccctcctcttctctcctctcctctccggACATGTTGCCTTTGGCATGGTCAATCGACCTTCAGGTGGGCGCTTTGCCCTCCGTTGCTTGGTCGAAGAAAACCTTGAGTGCCGAGAGAGGTGCACAAGCCATAACCAAAACACATCGCTCTGGATCAACTCTTAGCAACTGAATCGGCAAGTTGGTCAGAAGTATATCTATGAACACGAGAAATACGCAATTTACCAGTAGCAACTTGATCTCGAAAGGAATGGAAGTCAATGGCCACGCGCTTCCTACGAGGATGGATAGCAAGTTCAACGGGCCGGTGCGCTTGAGAATTCAGATCAGATCCACTCTGCATGCGTTCCTGATGAGCATCAAGTGGTAACGCAAAGATTGTAACATGGTCGAGCTGACCATGCTTGCCCTTAACTCCTCCCTTGATAATTGAGTCCTGTATATGTAATCTTGCGTTAGCTTTGGAGAGTTAGACTTGTGACCCCTGACTGCATCCCTCTCTGACCGTTAGAACAGTCTGAACTTGCACGCCGATCTGTGTCTGAAACTCGTGCTCCAGCGGTTAAAATAATTCCATAACCAGTGTTTCGTTGGTGGTTCCCGACTGGAATGCAAGTATGCAACTCTACTGCCTTAACCTTTACTTTTCACTACTactggaaaagaaaagaagaaacaaaaaacagCTCCAAGAGAGGAAGACTTTGTACAGCACAGTCCTCCACATGATCACTTGTAACCAACCACTGAACAAATATAATACGGCGCCGAGCACATGGTGAGAACATTAAACCGACCCTAATCCATCGATTGATCCGCCTTAGTTATATGCATATTCCCTTCGgtcacaaatacttgatgttttagataACATCATGTCAAATTTTtgaaactttgaccatcaataattttaaaaatatttagtatttgtgacacaaaaattatatatgtagatttatattaagaaatacttttataatctcataattttttattctatCAATATGCTTTTTAAAAACAATGACTAAAAATACATACGGAAGACCCTGTCATATCCATTTTTAACAGGAGAGTACATATTACTAAACAGATGGCATGAACTACCAGACCTACCTGCTATATAACGCCCATTGAACTGTACTTAATAATTATATTACTAGTAGTCTAGCTAGTAGTACAAATCTACAATGAATGCATGGCCTGCAGTGGCGCTTCCAAGCAACTGTATATGCCAATGATTGCAAACTCTTCCAGTACCATGCCTCTAGGAGTATCATATCATGCCTGACGATGGAACCACAAATACCAAACTCTTCTTCCAGAGAGGGCTTACGTGTCAGAATTCAAGCTATCTATGTAGGACAACTCGCAATGATCCAAGACCGACACTACTTGTGCCGGTCGATTCAAACTTTCTCCCGAGTGGGAAAGAGTAGTTGTATTTGGTACGCATGCTTGAACAAATTTTTGCTACGTATTTCAGTATCACAGTAACATCTAGTATACTATGAAAAGAGACCTCacgaacagaaaaaaaaaatctatacagTAGTGTCGCGTACATCTACTTCTGTAGCACCGTTTAGATGACTGTCACATGTCTATAATGTAGATATCATAACGGTGGGTGAAATTTACTTAACGCTAATCGTATGTATCAAATAATAAATATGCataataattttctatttagacAGACTCCACCGTTTTAAGATCTACGCTTGTGCAGCTGCAGCGCTCCCGTAGCTGCCTGAGAGGGGTCACTCGGCACCTGCCCTCCCTTCCCTTCTTCCTCGACGACGGCCGCACGCACAAGCTTCTCGCGCCATGCCCTTGCCCTTGTGCGCGCGGTTGGCGTTGGAGTGACAGGGACAGGGAAGCCGCACCTTCCCCATCTCCTCAGCTCGCTGATTCCCATTCCCCGTCGCAATCAGATACTGCCCCTGGCTGCACCCATCTCTTCTGTGCATGCAACTCCGGCTCTGTTCCCTCCTGACACGACTCCCTAATTAACCATATGTTATATCACATCGATGGCATCCAAATTCTGCTGCTAGGTGGGGGGCGCACCTCAACTGAATTAGAACTAGTTTTGATGCCAATGTACATGTTCTGGTGtcgtgcagcagcagcaagaagaagaagagaagaagaagaaagcattGCAGCTGCAACAACCGTTGGTTTTTGGTGTCCTTGAAAGCCCCACTGAAATGAAATGATGCATCAAAAGATCAGAAGGTGCTAGTGATTTGTTACTATGTAAAAAATAAGGAACAACATGAACTGTATATGTGATTGAAACTGAAAGAAAGGAATGGAAGAAACAAAGAGAGAAGCGAGGGGGCAGTTCTGCAGAATTTCCGAGGAATGGCGAGGGGTGGTAGGTTGCAGCGTCTTTTTCGTCGGTCAACGCAACGTGAGCGAGTGTGATGGATGGGCGGCTGCCAGCGTGGCAGACCCACGTGGGGACCGTGCGACACTCCTGGCTGTCGGTGGAGCTCAGACTGTCAGCTTCTGCTGCGTGTTTCAGACAACTGCAAGTTGGTGCTACTGTAGTCAGTagttaaaaaaacaacaacagtAGCTTGGTTGTATTGCTCCTAATTTCTTTTCAGATTCTCGATGAAACTTTAATGGCTTTATTAGGAGAAGACTTTGTCTCGCACATGAGAGGTTATTCCGGCTAACTATAACGGTATGATGTACAACTCTTCGTATCACCATACACCAAAAGCCCACAAGAGGAGGGTACTTCTATTATTTAGAAAAGATCTGTTTCTGAAAATGTTTGTAGAGATATAGTCAATGAAACGTTAGAATTTTCTGATCTCCATAGAGATTGAATTGTTctctataaaaaatttaaaagaaaatcGCATGTTCTTAGGTCATACTCGTATGAATCAAATTGGTTCCCATAAATTCTTGCATCTTTTTCGTATAACATTCTTGCATTCTGAACAGCCCCTTGGTGTTGTCTTATGCTCTGCGGCTAGCTATAATTTTCAGGATCAAATTTCTTTGGGCCTGGGAGAGGAGTTACTAGCAGGGTACTGTTAGTGTGGCGGCTATTCATTAGTATTAGAGATTGACCAGAGCGCAGGCAATGCTTATTTGGCTTGTGATTAGATGCTACTATTCACTTTCCGTGATCCACTATTCGCGAATTTTTGCTTGGTACGTTTCTCATCAACGTCGATGATGAGTTTTCATGTAGATGATCGTACCATGCAACCTGCTGCTCAGATCACATCTCGACGCAGACCGCACACCTGCTAATGCCTGTCGCTTTCCTCATCAGTAGGTTACCAAAAGGACAATATATAATAACTTATTTCACCTTTTAATCTCATATAAAGGCATCTAAATGGGTTGGGCATATTAAGCTGACCTGTAGCTCGGCACTATAGGTATGATCTAGGCACGATCTGACCCGAGGTgagctgggctgggctggtATGGCACGAGACCACACATTATGCCTAGGCTAAGCGTGTCGGCACAGCACGGTTCGACTGAGATGGATCGACACGAGCACGACACGGCTAGGCATGATATGGCCCGATATGCCTCAGCCCAACTAGGCACGGCCTAGCTTAGCCATGCACGGCACGCCTCAAACCGGTTAGGCATGACCGGCCCAGCTAGGCATGGCCGACCTGGCTAGGCATGGCCGGCCTATCTAGGCACGACCCGCTCGGGCCAGCTGGGACCCGTTGTAAGTAGGATTGGTCCGATTAGGCACGGGCGATACGAGAGTGCACGTGGGGGCACGTCCGGGTTAACGGGTAAAACGGGTCGTGTCCAGTCCGTTTAACCTGTTGTTTTGAGATTTTAAGCTATTTTGTTACCGTTTAGGctcaaaaaattcaattttttttgggaaaagcACCATTTTTCCTTTATAAATAGAGGACCACCCTGCCCTTTCATTTCACACCAGTAACAATATTTGCTCTAttatttcctcctctcattcttgtcttaAAGTTCTTTAgaatttataataatttagcaaaattagtttgaattattaccaaaaatcggagaaaattcaaAATCTTCATCCTGCTGTCTTGAAGAATTTTG from Phragmites australis chromosome 8, lpPhrAust1.1, whole genome shotgun sequence includes:
- the LOC133926137 gene encoding proteasome subunit alpha type-5-like — translated: MRSRASVELPGGTHASPASTLFARSSQAILFPERERERRPLFLLEFASAAAAAAAKMFLTRTEYDRGVNTFSPEGRLFQVEYAIEAIKLGSTAIGLKTKDGVVLAVEKRVTSPLLEPSSVEKIMEIDEHIGCAMSGLIADARTLVEHARVETQNHRFSYGEPMTVESATQAICDLALRFGEGDEESMSRPFGVSLLIAGHDENGPSLYYTDPSGTFWQCDAKAIGSGSEGADSSLQEQYNKELTLAEAETIALSILKQVMEEKVTPNNVDIAKVAPSYHLYTPAEVEAVITRL